In one Pseudomonas sp. SCA2728.1_7 genomic region, the following are encoded:
- a CDS encoding D-2-hydroxyacid dehydrogenase, which translates to MRVLIAEHDHAIYARLLRQAAPEVEVLTSGDSAELAHQAADCPVWLGQPDLLATLLRQGHQPQWLQSTWAGITPLLADGLRRDYRLTRAVGIFGQVMAEYVLTYILGHEREVLARLVSQVERKWDNRSGQSLVGRKVLIVGTGDIGQSVAQFLLPFGIELYGIASSAREQAPFVEVGSMADLPRLVGEVDYVVNLLPNTEHTHDIYDAALFKQFKPTGLFINAGRGVAVVDADLVDALKEGHLAGAVIDVCRQEPLPQRHPFWTAWGLLLTGHSSAPTSPALMVQLFVENLKAYQASEALRGELDFNRGY; encoded by the coding sequence ATGCGCGTTCTGATTGCTGAACACGACCACGCGATATACGCCCGGCTGCTGCGTCAGGCAGCGCCCGAGGTTGAAGTACTGACCAGCGGCGACTCCGCCGAGCTGGCCCATCAGGCCGCCGATTGCCCGGTGTGGCTCGGCCAGCCCGATTTATTGGCGACCCTGCTGCGTCAGGGTCATCAACCACAGTGGCTGCAATCGACCTGGGCCGGCATCACGCCGTTGCTCGCTGACGGTTTGCGCCGCGATTACCGTTTGACCCGTGCGGTGGGGATTTTCGGTCAGGTGATGGCCGAATACGTACTGACCTACATCCTCGGCCATGAGCGCGAAGTGCTCGCGCGACTGGTCAGCCAGGTCGAACGCAAATGGGACAACCGCAGTGGCCAGAGTCTGGTCGGGCGCAAGGTGTTGATCGTTGGCACCGGTGACATTGGCCAGAGCGTGGCGCAGTTCCTGCTGCCATTTGGCATTGAACTGTACGGCATCGCCAGCAGCGCCCGCGAGCAGGCGCCATTTGTCGAAGTCGGTTCGATGGCCGATCTGCCGCGTCTGGTGGGCGAGGTGGATTACGTGGTCAACCTGCTGCCGAACACCGAGCACACCCACGATATCTACGACGCGGCGCTGTTCAAGCAATTCAAGCCGACCGGGTTGTTTATCAACGCCGGGCGCGGGGTTGCGGTGGTCGATGCCGATCTGGTGGACGCGTTGAAGGAAGGCCATCTGGCGGGGGCGGTGATTGACGTTTGCCGTCAGGAACCACTGCCACAGCGCCATCCGTTCTGGACCGCGTGGGGTTTGCTGCTGACCGGGCACAGCTCGGCACCGACGTCACCGGCGTTGATGGTGCAGCTGTTTGTCGAGAACCTGAAGGCGTATCAGGCGAGCGAAGCGTTGCGCGGGGAATTGGATTTCAACCGCGGGTATTGA
- a CDS encoding YcgN family cysteine cluster protein, with translation MAAKVEPFWIRKTLDQLDHQEWESLCDGCGLCCLQKLEDEEDNSVYYTRIACKLLDLKTCQCSDYPNRIKFVPDCIQLTPGQAEEFKWLPPTCGYRLVSEGKDLPLWHHLVCGDRDAVHHERISQSGRMLAEGSVPEDDWEDHLIFRAG, from the coding sequence ATGGCCGCCAAAGTCGAACCGTTCTGGATACGCAAAACCCTCGATCAACTGGATCACCAGGAATGGGAATCGCTGTGCGACGGCTGTGGTCTGTGCTGCCTGCAGAAACTCGAGGATGAAGAGGACAACAGCGTTTATTACACGCGCATCGCCTGCAAACTGCTCGACCTGAAAACCTGCCAGTGCAGCGATTATCCGAATCGCATCAAGTTTGTCCCGGACTGCATCCAGCTCACCCCGGGCCAGGCCGAAGAGTTCAAATGGCTGCCGCCGACCTGCGGTTATCGGCTAGTCAGTGAGGGCAAGGATCTGCCGTTGTGGCACCACCTGGTGTGTGGCGATCGCGACGCGGTGCACCATGAGCGTATTTCCCAGTCCGGGCGCATGCTTGCCGAAGGCAGCGTGCCGGAAGATGACTGGGAAGATCACCTGATTTTCCGCGCGGGCTGA
- the rnd gene encoding ribonuclease D, whose product MAIDIHWIRDNESLAQFCAEWQQLPFVALDTEFMRVDTFYPIAGLLQVGDGKRAYLIDPLTINAWQPLAALLENPAVLKVLHACSEDLEVLLRLTGSLPAPMFDTQLAAAYLNLGFSMGYSRLVQEVLGIELPKGETRSDWLQRPLSDTQISYAAEDAVHLAEVFVQLRPKLSDDKFAWVLEDGAELVANLRRETDPYEVYREAKLAWKLSRAQLAVLRELCAWREKEARARDLPRNRIVREHSLWPLARTQPDNLAALGKIEDMHPRTVRQDGQFLLDLIKRSGSVGPDQWPPAVAEPLPIEAAALIKQLRALGQAEAERLGIAPELMLRKKTLEALVKSGYPEGPYQLPESLRGWRRELMGQKLLDSLATAGEQP is encoded by the coding sequence GTGGCCATCGATATTCACTGGATTCGCGACAACGAAAGCCTCGCGCAGTTTTGCGCCGAGTGGCAGCAGCTGCCGTTCGTTGCCCTCGACACCGAATTCATGCGGGTCGACACCTTCTACCCGATTGCCGGCCTGCTGCAGGTGGGCGACGGCAAACGCGCCTACCTGATCGATCCGCTGACCATCAACGCCTGGCAACCGCTGGCCGCACTGCTGGAAAACCCGGCGGTGCTGAAAGTCCTGCATGCCTGCAGCGAAGACCTCGAAGTCCTGCTGCGCCTGACCGGTAGCCTGCCGGCGCCGATGTTTGACACGCAACTCGCCGCCGCTTACCTGAACCTCGGGTTCTCGATGGGCTATTCGCGACTGGTGCAGGAAGTGCTCGGCATCGAGCTACCGAAGGGCGAGACCCGTTCCGACTGGTTGCAGCGCCCGTTGTCCGACACGCAAATCAGCTACGCCGCCGAAGATGCCGTACATCTGGCGGAAGTTTTCGTACAACTGCGGCCGAAACTGTCTGACGACAAATTCGCCTGGGTGTTGGAGGACGGTGCCGAACTGGTCGCCAACCTGCGCCGCGAAACCGACCCTTACGAGGTTTATCGCGAGGCCAAACTGGCGTGGAAACTGTCCCGCGCGCAACTGGCCGTTCTGCGTGAGTTGTGCGCCTGGCGTGAAAAAGAGGCCCGTGCCCGCGATCTGCCGCGCAACCGCATCGTTCGTGAGCATTCGCTGTGGCCGCTGGCCCGCACGCAACCGGACAACCTTGCGGCGCTGGGCAAGATCGAAGACATGCACCCGCGTACCGTGCGTCAGGACGGCCAGTTTCTGCTTGATCTGATCAAGCGCTCTGGCAGTGTGGGCCCTGATCAATGGCCGCCCGCTGTAGCGGAGCCATTGCCGATCGAAGCCGCTGCGTTGATCAAACAACTGCGCGCATTGGGCCAGGCTGAGGCCGAGCGCCTGGGCATTGCCCCGGAACTGATGCTGCGCAAGAAAACCCTCGAAGCCCTGGTCAAAAGCGGCTACCCCGAGGGTCCTTACCAATTGCCTGAGTCGCTGCGTGGCTGGCGCCGCGAACTCATGGGTCAGAAGCTGCTCGACAGCCTGGCCACCGCCGGAGAACAGCCTTGA
- a CDS encoding nitroreductase family protein, with amino-acid sequence MSANPRVADYAIHPQFTDRWSPRAFTGEAIPEETLLSFFEAARWAPSAYNSQPWRFLYARRDTPNWERYLGLLNEFNRSWAQHASALVIVISKTTFTAPGATEETPALWHTFDTGSAWGHLALQASISGWHTHGMAGFDQELTRKELNIPEGYALHAAVAVGKLGDKATLAEYLQAREEPSPRRPLNELTAEGDFTL; translated from the coding sequence ATGAGTGCCAACCCTCGCGTTGCCGATTACGCCATTCACCCGCAATTCACCGACCGCTGGTCGCCGCGTGCCTTCACCGGCGAAGCGATCCCGGAAGAAACCCTGCTGAGCTTCTTCGAAGCCGCGCGCTGGGCGCCTTCGGCGTACAACTCGCAGCCGTGGCGTTTCCTCTATGCGCGTCGCGATACACCGAACTGGGAGCGTTATCTGGGTCTGCTCAATGAATTCAACCGTAGCTGGGCGCAGCATGCGTCGGCGCTGGTGATCGTGATTTCGAAAACCACTTTCACTGCACCGGGTGCAACCGAAGAAACCCCAGCGTTGTGGCACACCTTCGACACCGGTTCGGCGTGGGGCCATCTGGCGCTGCAAGCGAGCATCAGTGGCTGGCACACCCACGGCATGGCGGGTTTCGATCAGGAGCTGACGCGCAAGGAGCTGAATATTCCTGAAGGTTATGCGCTGCACGCGGCCGTGGCAGTCGGCAAACTCGGTGACAAGGCAACGCTGGCTGAATACCTGCAGGCTCGCGAAGAGCCGAGCCCGCGTCGCCCGCTGAACGAACTGACGGCGGAAGGCGACTTCACCCTCTAA
- a CDS encoding MFS transporter has protein sequence MDTMTENDYLIAWGLYAFAAVGCLLVWMRLTTWMWRWLREPLRVLMAVLLFSPTIIDPVKAKVAPSIAITALDLAFKVGNNAWRAVSDLFMYGMIAFGIYLIFVLIRFPLERASKARREQAEAAKAAARADDRDDDQPFGGAGDDRYGRPPVPNNPQRMRVEPRL, from the coding sequence ATGGACACCATGACCGAGAACGACTATCTGATCGCCTGGGGCCTCTACGCCTTTGCCGCTGTGGGCTGCCTGTTGGTATGGATGCGCCTGACTACCTGGATGTGGCGCTGGTTGCGCGAACCGCTGCGCGTGCTGATGGCGGTGTTGCTGTTCAGCCCGACCATCATTGATCCGGTGAAAGCCAAGGTTGCGCCGTCCATTGCCATCACCGCGCTGGATCTGGCCTTCAAGGTTGGCAACAACGCCTGGCGTGCAGTCTCCGATCTGTTCATGTACGGCATGATCGCTTTCGGCATCTACCTGATTTTCGTGCTGATCCGTTTCCCGCTCGAACGTGCTTCGAAGGCGCGCCGGGAACAGGCCGAAGCCGCCAAGGCCGCCGCGCGCGCCGATGACCGCGACGATGATCAACCGTTTGGCGGTGCCGGTGATGACCGTTACGGTCGCCCGCCAGTGCCGAACAATCCGCAGCGCATGCGGGTCGAGCCGCGCCTGTAA
- a CDS encoding spermidine synthase produces MKRFVLLDTTPIPESGGALCLFEYGEDFVIKIQGGDGGQLMNTRMHGSEDALAEIPCRKVAGRPDSRVLIGGLGMGFTLASALKHLGKTAEVVVAELVPGVVEWNRGPLGEKSGRPLLDPRTVIRQEDVAKVLQSEPNGFDAIMLDVDNGPEGLTQKANSWLYSAAGLNACAKALRPKGVLAVWSASADRLFSDKLKKAGFKAEEVQVFAHGNKGTRHTIWIAEKLKG; encoded by the coding sequence ATGAAACGTTTCGTTCTGCTCGACACCACCCCGATCCCTGAAAGCGGCGGTGCCCTGTGCCTGTTCGAATATGGCGAGGATTTTGTCATCAAGATCCAGGGCGGCGACGGCGGACAATTGATGAACACGCGCATGCACGGTTCCGAAGATGCACTGGCCGAGATTCCGTGCCGCAAGGTCGCGGGCCGGCCGGATTCGCGGGTGCTGATCGGCGGTCTGGGCATGGGTTTCACCCTCGCCTCGGCGCTCAAGCATCTGGGCAAGACTGCCGAAGTGGTAGTCGCTGAACTGGTACCCGGCGTGGTCGAGTGGAACCGTGGCCCGCTCGGCGAAAAGTCCGGCCGGCCGCTGCTCGATCCGCGCACGGTGATCCGCCAGGAAGACGTGGCCAAAGTGCTGCAAAGCGAACCGAACGGCTTCGACGCGATCATGCTCGACGTCGACAACGGCCCCGAAGGCCTGACCCAGAAGGCCAATAGCTGGTTGTATTCGGCCGCCGGTCTGAATGCCTGCGCCAAAGCTCTGCGCCCGAAAGGCGTGCTGGCGGTGTGGTCGGCCAGCGCCGACCGGCTGTTTTCCGACAAATTGAAGAAGGCCGGTTTCAAGGCCGAAGAAGTCCAGGTCTTCGCCCACGGCAACAAGGGCACGCGCCACACGATCTGGATTGCCGAGAAGCTCAAGGGCTGA
- a CDS encoding RNA methyltransferase, giving the protein MADKRYSCIGLYNPKSPENVGSVMRAAGCYGVASVFYTGKRYERAADFVTDTKRVHYDIPLIGIDDLKKILPLNCVPVAVELVEGARPLPEYTHPDRALYIFGPEDGSLDKEIRDWCEDVVYIPTTGCMNLAATVNVVLYDRMAKGLNTRSGPKFR; this is encoded by the coding sequence GTGGCAGACAAACGGTACAGCTGCATTGGTTTGTATAACCCCAAATCACCGGAGAACGTCGGTTCGGTGATGCGCGCCGCAGGCTGCTATGGCGTGGCGTCGGTGTTCTACACCGGCAAGCGTTATGAACGCGCCGCCGACTTCGTCACCGACACCAAACGCGTGCACTACGACATCCCGCTGATCGGCATCGACGATCTGAAAAAGATCCTCCCGCTCAACTGCGTGCCGGTCGCCGTGGAACTGGTCGAGGGCGCCCGCCCGCTGCCGGAATACACTCACCCGGATCGCGCCCTGTACATCTTCGGCCCAGAAGACGGCTCGCTGGATAAAGAGATCCGCGACTGGTGCGAAGACGTCGTGTACATCCCGACCACCGGTTGCATGAACCTCGCCGCCACGGTCAATGTCGTGCTCTACGACCGCATGGCCAAGGGCTTGAACACCCGCTCCGGGCCAAAATTCCGCTAA
- a CDS encoding class II glutamine amidotransferase has product MCELLGMSANVPTDIVFSFTGLMQRGGRTGPHRDGWGIAFYEGRGLRLFQDPAASCESEVANLVQRYPIKSEVVIGHIRQANVGKVCLSNTHPFVRELWGRNWCFAHNGQLADFTPIKSFYRPVGDTDSEAAFCDLLNRVRAAFPEPVDIEALLPDLVAACAEYRSKGVFNCLLSDGDWLFCYCSTKLAQITRRAPFGPARLKDVDVIVDFQAETTPNDVVTVIATEPLTENETWTRYEPGQWSLWRRGECVSQGKTE; this is encoded by the coding sequence ATGTGTGAATTACTGGGCATGAGTGCCAACGTGCCGACCGATATCGTGTTCAGCTTCACCGGCCTGATGCAGCGCGGCGGGCGCACTGGCCCGCACCGCGACGGCTGGGGCATTGCCTTCTATGAAGGCCGTGGCTTGCGCCTGTTTCAGGACCCGGCCGCGAGTTGCGAGTCGGAAGTCGCCAATCTGGTGCAGCGCTATCCGATCAAGAGCGAAGTGGTCATCGGCCACATCCGCCAGGCCAACGTCGGCAAGGTCTGCCTGTCCAATACCCATCCGTTCGTCCGCGAGCTATGGGGGCGCAACTGGTGTTTCGCGCACAACGGCCAGCTCGCCGATTTCACCCCGATCAAAAGTTTCTACCGCCCGGTCGGCGATACCGACAGCGAAGCGGCGTTCTGCGATTTGCTTAACCGTGTGCGTGCAGCATTCCCGGAGCCGGTCGATATAGAAGCGCTGCTGCCGGATCTGGTCGCCGCGTGCGCCGAATACCGCAGCAAAGGCGTATTCAACTGCCTGCTCAGCGATGGCGACTGGCTGTTCTGCTATTGCTCGACCAAACTCGCACAGATCACCCGCCGCGCACCGTTCGGCCCGGCGCGTCTGAAGGATGTCGACGTGATCGTCGATTTCCAGGCGGAAACCACGCCCAACGACGTGGTCACCGTGATCGCTACCGAGCCTTTGACCGAAAACGAAACCTGGACCCGCTACGAACCGGGCCAATGGAGCCTGTGGCGACGCGGCGAATGCGTCAGCCAGGGCAAGACCGAATAA
- a CDS encoding S9 family peptidase translates to MPQSANVISAPIAHKAPGADPYAWLQERDTDAVLDYLKAENAYQEAQTADQAELRENLFEEIKGRILETDLSLPSPWGPYLYYTRTTAGDEYARHYRCPRPADDSLSLDESREQLLLDPNVLANGGFFSLGAFSISPDHQRLAYSVDASGDEIYTLFVKELANDKVSELEFEDCDGSMTWANDSLTLFFGVLDDTHRPHKLFRYRLDGTAAEEVFHEPDGRFFLHCYRSSSEQQLLLSLGSKTTSEVWALDANQPHLPFTCLAPRVEDHEYDVDHGLLDGVWTWFIRTNRDGINYALYQAPDSGTAPTEADWQNLIPHSDTVMLDGVSLNTEAMTLSLREGGLPIIEVHPHGLTPYRVQLPDAAYSLYVQNSLEFESDRIRLRYEALNRPAQVRQLILASGEQTVLKETPVLGPFDADAYVSQRLWATAPDGMQVPISLVMKREMVGKAVPLYLYGYGAYGSSLDPWFSHARLSLLDRGMAFAIAHVRGGGELGEAWYRAGKQEHKHNTFSDFIACAEFLILNGITTAEKLAISGGSAGGLLIGAVLNQRPDLFAVAIAEVPFVDVLNTMLDPDLPLTVTEYDEWGNPEEPEVYERIKAYAPYENVSAQDYPATLVIAGYNDSRVQYWEAAKWVAKLRATKTDDNVLLLKTELGAGHGGMSGRYQGLRDVALEYAFVFKVLGLA, encoded by the coding sequence ATGCCCCAATCCGCCAACGTCATCAGTGCCCCGATTGCCCACAAGGCGCCCGGTGCCGACCCGTATGCCTGGCTGCAGGAGCGCGACACCGACGCGGTGCTCGATTACCTCAAGGCCGAAAACGCCTACCAGGAAGCGCAAACCGCCGATCAGGCTGAATTGCGTGAAAACCTGTTCGAAGAGATCAAGGGCCGGATTCTGGAAACCGACCTGTCCCTGCCCTCGCCGTGGGGCCCGTACCTGTATTACACCCGCACCACGGCAGGCGACGAATACGCACGGCACTACCGCTGCCCACGCCCGGCGGACGACAGCCTGAGCCTCGACGAAAGCCGCGAACAATTGCTGCTCGACCCGAATGTGCTGGCCAACGGCGGGTTCTTCTCGCTTGGTGCGTTCAGCATCAGCCCCGATCATCAGCGCCTGGCCTACAGCGTCGACGCCTCGGGCGATGAGATCTACACGCTGTTCGTCAAGGAACTGGCCAACGACAAAGTCAGCGAACTGGAATTCGAAGATTGCGACGGCAGCATGACCTGGGCCAACGACAGCCTGACGCTGTTTTTCGGCGTACTCGACGACACCCATCGCCCACACAAACTGTTCCGCTATCGCCTCGATGGCACCGCTGCCGAAGAGGTGTTCCACGAGCCGGACGGGCGTTTCTTCTTGCACTGCTACCGTTCCAGTTCCGAACAGCAACTGCTGTTGTCGCTGGGCAGCAAGACCACTAGCGAAGTCTGGGCGCTCGACGCCAATCAACCGCACCTGCCGTTCACTTGCCTGGCGCCACGGGTCGAGGATCATGAATACGATGTCGATCACGGTCTGCTCGATGGCGTGTGGACGTGGTTCATCCGCACCAATCGTGACGGCATCAACTACGCCCTGTATCAGGCACCGGACAGCGGCACCGCGCCGACCGAAGCCGACTGGCAGAACCTGATCCCCCACAGCGACACGGTGATGCTCGATGGCGTCAGCCTCAACACCGAGGCCATGACCCTGAGCCTGCGCGAGGGTGGCCTGCCGATCATCGAAGTTCACCCACACGGTCTGACGCCTTATCGCGTGCAATTGCCGGACGCGGCCTACAGCCTGTATGTGCAAAACAGCCTGGAGTTCGAGAGCGACCGTATTCGTCTACGTTACGAAGCGTTGAATCGCCCGGCACAGGTGCGCCAGTTGATCTTGGCGAGCGGCGAACAAACCGTTTTGAAAGAAACCCCGGTGCTCGGCCCGTTCGACGCCGACGCCTACGTCAGCCAGCGCCTGTGGGCGACCGCGCCGGACGGTATGCAAGTGCCGATCAGTCTGGTGATGAAACGCGAAATGGTTGGCAAAGCGGTGCCGCTGTATCTGTATGGCTACGGCGCTTACGGCTCGAGCCTTGATCCGTGGTTCTCCCACGCCCGTCTGAGCCTTCTGGATCGTGGCATGGCCTTCGCCATTGCTCACGTGCGTGGCGGCGGTGAATTGGGCGAAGCCTGGTATCGCGCCGGCAAGCAGGAACACAAGCACAACACCTTCAGCGACTTCATTGCCTGCGCCGAGTTCTTGATCCTTAACGGCATCACCACCGCTGAAAAACTGGCAATCAGTGGCGGCAGCGCGGGTGGTCTGCTGATTGGTGCGGTGTTGAACCAGCGCCCGGATCTGTTCGCCGTGGCAATTGCTGAAGTGCCGTTCGTCGATGTGCTCAACACCATGCTCGACCCGGATCTGCCACTGACCGTCACTGAATACGACGAGTGGGGCAACCCTGAAGAGCCGGAGGTTTACGAACGAATCAAGGCTTACGCGCCGTACGAAAACGTCAGTGCGCAGGATTATCCGGCGACGCTGGTAATCGCCGGCTACAACGACAGCCGCGTGCAGTACTGGGAAGCGGCCAAGTGGGTGGCGAAATTGCGCGCGACCAAGACTGACGACAATGTGCTGTTGCTCAAGACCGAGTTGGGCGCCGGGCATGGCGGGATGAGTGGGCGTTATCAGGGATTACGTGACGTAGCACTCGAATATGCATTTGTTTTCAAGGTTTTGGGTCTGGCCTGA
- a CDS encoding YcgL domain-containing protein — protein sequence MKRICSIYQSSKRKGMYLYVLKSDELERVPEALMAAFGKAIFTFSLVLTPERKLASEDIVVVLENLDKQGYHLQMPPAEDEYIEHLPEELLRRNDPV from the coding sequence TTGAAACGTATTTGCTCTATTTACCAAAGCTCGAAGCGCAAGGGCATGTATCTCTATGTGCTCAAGAGCGATGAGCTGGAACGCGTGCCCGAGGCCCTGATGGCGGCTTTCGGCAAAGCCATATTTACCTTCAGTCTGGTGTTGACGCCTGAGCGCAAACTGGCCAGCGAGGACATCGTCGTGGTCCTGGAAAACCTCGACAAGCAGGGCTATCACCTGCAAATGCCGCCGGCCGAGGACGAGTACATCGAGCACTTGCCCGAAGAGTTGCTGCGACGCAACGACCCGGTCTGA
- a CDS encoding cyclic nucleotide-binding domain-containing protein has translation MSEPTLLNNEIRDWLMDCGLFDQLQLADFAAASGYFSISTVAEGEAIFREGDAGSFMCILHTGQVAVQKTGPDGQVITMATLRSGRAFGEMAVLDGERRSATCVAATNCQLLNLGKDSLEKMLNDAPKIAAKIIRALAVSLSKRLRMADGQLAAQQV, from the coding sequence ATGTCAGAACCGACCTTACTGAACAACGAAATCCGCGACTGGCTGATGGACTGTGGCCTGTTCGATCAATTGCAGCTGGCCGACTTTGCGGCCGCTTCCGGCTACTTCAGCATCAGCACCGTGGCTGAAGGCGAGGCGATTTTCCGCGAGGGCGATGCCGGCAGTTTCATGTGCATCCTCCACACCGGCCAGGTCGCCGTGCAGAAAACCGGGCCCGATGGCCAGGTGATCACCATGGCCACCCTGCGCAGCGGTCGGGCGTTCGGCGAAATGGCCGTGCTCGACGGTGAACGCCGCTCGGCCACCTGCGTCGCTGCGACTAACTGCCAGCTATTGAACCTCGGCAAGGACTCGCTGGAAAAAATGCTCAACGACGCGCCGAAGATCGCCGCGAAGATCATCCGCGCCCTCGCCGTCTCGCTGTCGAAACGCCTGCGCATGGCCGACGGCCAACTGGCGGCGCAACAGGTTTAA
- a CDS encoding DUF2892 domain-containing protein, translating to MTELKRVERIESTPFQSRSEQNVEGWERIGSLAGGVIMVGKGLRRGGVFGLIQVAIGGVAMARGITGHSSVKSLIEKSRQDMNNVRAKIERAGEELSKLKANAEAATSTATVTGNDSVKSPKTGV from the coding sequence ATGACCGAGCTCAAACGTGTCGAACGTATCGAATCCACCCCGTTCCAGAGTCGTTCCGAGCAGAACGTCGAAGGCTGGGAGCGTATTGGCTCGCTCGCGGGCGGCGTGATCATGGTTGGCAAAGGCCTGCGCCGTGGCGGTGTGTTCGGGTTGATTCAGGTTGCGATCGGCGGCGTGGCCATGGCGCGCGGGATTACCGGGCACAGTTCGGTGAAAAGCCTGATCGAGAAGAGCCGTCAGGACATGAATAACGTGCGGGCGAAGATCGAGCGCGCCGGGGAAGAGTTGAGCAAGCTGAAAGCCAATGCCGAAGCGGCGACCAGCACTGCCACCGTGACCGGCAATGATTCGGTGAAATCGCCGAAAACCGGGGTTTGA
- a CDS encoding YajD family HNH nuclease encodes MSSSTPTNTSKLDRILADNQRDKEMGYRDKALKMYPHVCGRCTREFSGKRLSELTVHHRDHNHDNNPQDGSNWELLCLYCHDNEHSRYTDQQYFSEGSLSTPKIAKATHNPFAALAGLMKKED; translated from the coding sequence ATGAGTTCGTCCACCCCAACCAACACGTCGAAGCTGGATCGCATCCTCGCCGACAACCAGCGCGACAAGGAAATGGGCTACCGCGACAAGGCCCTGAAGATGTACCCGCACGTCTGTGGCCGCTGCACCCGTGAGTTTTCCGGCAAGCGCCTGAGCGAACTGACTGTGCACCACCGCGACCACAACCACGACAACAACCCGCAGGACGGCTCGAACTGGGAATTGTTGTGCCTGTATTGCCACGACAACGAACACTCGCGCTATACCGATCAGCAGTATTTCAGCGAAGGCTCGCTGAGCACGCCGAAGATTGCCAAGGCAACGCACAACCCGTTTGCCGCGCTCGCCGGGTTGATGAAAAAAGAAGACTGA